Within the Terriglobales bacterium genome, the region ATGGCCGCGCACGAGAAGATCTGCTCCTACATGGATGTGCCGCTGCAACATGCCTCGGCGGCGGTGCTCAAGCGCATGCAGCGCGGCGGCGGGGCGGAGCTCTTCCTGCGTTCCATCGAGAAGATGCGGCGCGCGGTGCCGGGCCTGACCCTGCGCACTACCTTCATCGTGGGTTTTCCGGGAGAGACGGAGCGCGACTTCGAGGAACTGTGCGAGTTCGTGCGCGCCGCCGAGTTCGACTGGCTGGGCGCCTTCGGCTACTCCGACGAAGAGGGCGCGGCCGCTCATGCGCTGGACCGGAAGCTGCCGCGGCCGGAGATCGAGCGCCGGCGCAAACATCTGATGAAGGTGCAGCAGGCCATCAGCCGCAGGAAGAAGAAGGCGCTGGTGGGACGCGAGTTCGAACTGCTGCTGGAGGGCGAGTCGGAGGAGAGCGAGTGGCTGTGGGAGGGCCGCACCGCGATGCACGCGCCGGAGATCGACGGCAAGGTGTACGTGAACGACCTGGGGCGGCACGCGCAGGCGCGGGCGGGCGAGTTCTACCGCTGCCGCGTGACCGAGGCACACGATTACGATCTGGTGGCAGAACTTTTGTAGTTTCTAGTTCCTCGTTTCTAGTTTCTAGATATGCCGAAGCGGAGAATTCGCAGCCTGCGCTGTCCCATCTGCCGCAAGATCGTTCTGCGCGCGGAGGCGGAGTTCCCTTTTTGCAGCCAGCGCTGCCGGCTGCTCGACCTGGGTAAGTGGGCCAGCGGCGGCTACGTGGTTTCGACTCCCATCGCCGACCCGGAGGCGCTGGGCGCGGCCGAGGTCCCACCCGACACCAGCACCCCCGCCGGGAAGGACACCCCTCATCATGGACGCACCCGAAACTGAGCCGGCGGGCCCGCCGGAGGAGTCCGATCGCCCGCAGCGCACGACCTGGGCGTGGCTGCTGGCCACCTTTTTCGGGGCGGGCTTCCTGCGCCCCGGCTCCGGTACCTGGACCTCAGCGCTGACTGTGCTGCTGTGGACGCTGGCGGCTGGCCGCCTCCCGGAGGACGCGCGCTGGTTCGCGGCGGCGGCAGCGGGGGCGCTGCTGATGGCCATCGGCATCCCGGCGGCGGGGGTGGTGGAGCGGGAGAGCGGCAAGAGCGACCCCGGTTTCGTCACCATCGACGAAGCCGCGGGGCAGATGTTCGCGCTCATCGCCGTGCCCCTGCGTTGGAAATATCTTCTGGCCAGCTTTATACTTTTTCGAGCTTTCGACATCCTCAAGCCGTTTCCCGTGCGGCGGCTGGAGCGGCTGCACGGCGGCGCGGGGATCGTGCTCGACGATGTGGGGGCGGGGCTCTACGCGCTGGTCCTGGTGCAACTGCTGCTGTATTTCCACGTGCTGGGCTGAGGGCGGGGGCGCTTCCCACCCTGGGCAGTGAGGAATGGGTATCTCAGACCACCTGCTGGGCAAGAAAAACGTGAACGGGAAGCCGCACATCGAGGCGGTGGCGCCCGCCGCCGCCCTGCCCGGGGGCGAGGTGCGCATCAGCGGCCGCGGCCTGCGGCCGGCGGAATTGCGGCGCCCGCGCGTGCAGTTCGGCGAGGTGGAAGGCCCGGTGGTCATCGCCGCCGACGACTTCGTGATCGCGCGCGTGCCCGAGGGCGCGACCTCGGGGCCGGTGGTGGTCTCCACCAACGGCGCCTCCTCCAACGCGCTGGAGGTCAAGGTCGCCATCCCCATCGCCGAGAACCTGCACCCGGTGACCAACCCGGCGCTGGACGCCGAGGGCAACATCTACGTCACCTTCTCCGGCCCGCGCGGGCAGAAGGTCCCGGTCGCCATCTACCAGATCGATACCAACTACAACGTGAAGCCGTTCCTGTCGGAGATGATGAACGCCACCGCCATCGCCTTCGACCGCGAGGGGCAGATGTACGTGAGTTCGCGCTACGACGGCACGGTGTACCGGGTGGCGTCGAACGGGACCATGTCGGCGTACGCCGAGAGCATGGGCATCGCCACCGGCATCGCCTTCGACGGCGAGCAGAACCTCTACGTGGGCGACCGCAGCGGCACCATCTTCAAGATCGACCGGCAGCGCCAGACCTTCGTCTTCGCCACCCTCGAGCCCTCCATCTCCGCTTACCACCTGGCCTTCAGCCCGGCCGGCAAGCTCTACGTGACCGGGCCCACCACCTCGAGCTTCGATTCGGTGTACGAGGTCAGCCCGCAGGGCGAGGTCTCGATCTTCTACCGCGGGCTGGGGCGGCCGCAGGGCATGGCCTTCGACGTGGAAGGCAACCTGTACGTGGCGGCGTCGCTGGGCGGGCGCCGCGGCGTGGTGCGCCTGACCCCCGACCGGCAGGCGGCGCTGGCGGTGGCAGGACACGGGCTGGTGGGGCTGGCCTTCGCCCCGGGGCGCGCCGCCATCCTGGCTACGGCTTATCCCAACGCCACCGGCGCCGTCTTCCATCTCTCCTGGGGAGTGCAGGGAAAATCTCTGCTGGACTGATTCTCACCGCCGAGAGCGC harbors:
- the yacG gene encoding DNA gyrase inhibitor YacG codes for the protein MPKRRIRSLRCPICRKIVLRAEAEFPFCSQRCRLLDLGKWASGGYVVSTPIADPEALGAAEVPPDTSTPAGKDTPHHGRTRN
- a CDS encoding phosphatidylglycerophosphatase A, with the protein product MDAPETEPAGPPEESDRPQRTTWAWLLATFFGAGFLRPGSGTWTSALTVLLWTLAAGRLPEDARWFAAAAAGALLMAIGIPAAGVVERESGKSDPGFVTIDEAAGQMFALIAVPLRWKYLLASFILFRAFDILKPFPVRRLERLHGGAGIVLDDVGAGLYALVLVQLLLYFHVLG
- a CDS encoding gluconolaconase encodes the protein MGISDHLLGKKNVNGKPHIEAVAPAAALPGGEVRISGRGLRPAELRRPRVQFGEVEGPVVIAADDFVIARVPEGATSGPVVVSTNGASSNALEVKVAIPIAENLHPVTNPALDAEGNIYVTFSGPRGQKVPVAIYQIDTNYNVKPFLSEMMNATAIAFDREGQMYVSSRYDGTVYRVASNGTMSAYAESMGIATGIAFDGEQNLYVGDRSGTIFKIDRQRQTFVFATLEPSISAYHLAFSPAGKLYVTGPTTSSFDSVYEVSPQGEVSIFYRGLGRPQGMAFDVEGNLYVAASLGGRRGVVRLTPDRQAALAVAGHGLVGLAFAPGRAAILATAYPNATGAVFHLSWGVQGKSLLD